The Anabaena sp. WA102 genome contains a region encoding:
- a CDS encoding photosystem II high light acclimation radical SAM protein: protein MNATKILYVRLPCNPIFPIGVVYLSDHVHKLFPHAEQRIFDLGTIPPLDYTSALDRCIDEFQPTLLVFSWRDIQIYAPVGGRGGNPLQNAFEFYYAKNPFIKLRGALGGLRIFIAYYVELWRNLGLVKRGLKRAQKYQSQARVVLGGGAVSVFYEQLGKSLPPGTIISVGEGETLLTKLLKGEDFQDERCYVVGENKPRQRLIHEQPTPLEKTVCNYDYIETIWPEFNYYLQEQDFYIGVQTKRGCPHNCCYCVYTVVEGKQVRINPSDEVVAEIRELYNRGIRNFWFTDAQFIPARKFIDDAVELLQKIVDSGMSDIHWAAYIRADNLTPQLCELMVKTGMNYFEIGITSGSQELVRKMRMGYNLRTVLQNCRDLKSAGFNDVVSVNYSFNVIDERPETIRQTIAYHRELERIFGADKVEPAIFFIGLQPHTHLEEYAFKEGILKPGYDPMSLMPWTAKKLLWNPEPLGSFFGEVCLQAWRQNPNDFGREVMNILEAKLGCADLEDALSAPIEKPEKQLASVS, encoded by the coding sequence ATGAACGCAACTAAAATCCTCTACGTTCGCCTTCCCTGTAACCCTATCTTTCCTATTGGGGTTGTCTATCTTTCCGATCATGTCCACAAATTATTTCCCCATGCCGAACAGCGGATTTTTGACTTAGGCACAATCCCCCCCCTAGATTATACTTCCGCCCTAGACCGATGTATTGATGAGTTTCAACCCACCCTACTAGTCTTTTCCTGGCGAGATATTCAAATTTACGCCCCAGTGGGTGGACGGGGCGGCAATCCTCTCCAAAACGCCTTTGAATTCTACTACGCAAAAAACCCGTTTATAAAATTGCGTGGTGCTTTGGGCGGGTTGAGAATTTTTATTGCTTATTATGTAGAATTATGGCGCAATTTGGGACTAGTTAAACGGGGTTTAAAACGCGCCCAAAAATATCAATCTCAAGCCCGTGTAGTCTTAGGTGGTGGTGCAGTTAGCGTATTTTATGAACAGTTGGGTAAAAGCTTACCGCCCGGAACAATTATTTCCGTCGGTGAAGGAGAAACCCTACTCACAAAACTACTCAAGGGTGAAGATTTTCAGGATGAACGCTGTTATGTAGTGGGAGAAAATAAACCGCGTCAACGGCTAATTCATGAACAACCCACACCCCTAGAAAAAACAGTTTGTAATTACGATTACATCGAAACTATTTGGCCGGAATTTAATTATTACCTGCAAGAACAGGACTTTTATATTGGTGTCCAAACCAAACGCGGTTGTCCCCATAATTGCTGTTACTGTGTTTATACAGTAGTTGAAGGTAAACAAGTCCGCATTAACCCTAGTGATGAAGTTGTAGCAGAAATTCGAGAATTATATAACCGGGGTATTCGCAACTTTTGGTTTACAGATGCTCAATTTATCCCCGCCCGGAAATTCATTGATGATGCTGTAGAACTTCTCCAGAAAATCGTTGATTCGGGAATGTCGGATATCCATTGGGCAGCATACATCAGAGCCGACAACTTAACACCCCAATTGTGTGAGTTAATGGTAAAAACAGGCATGAATTATTTTGAAATCGGGATTACCAGCGGTTCTCAAGAACTGGTTCGCAAAATGCGAATGGGTTATAATTTGCGGACTGTTTTACAAAATTGTCGTGATTTAAAATCCGCCGGTTTCAATGATGTAGTTTCTGTTAACTACTCCTTTAATGTGATTGATGAACGTCCCGAAACTATTCGTCAAACTATTGCCTATCACCGCGAACTAGAACGGATTTTTGGGGCTGATAAAGTTGAACCTGCTATTTTCTTCATTGGACTCCAACCCCATACCCATTTAGAAGAATATGCCTTTAAAGAGGGTATTCTCAAGCCTGGTTATGATCCTATGAGTTTAATGCCTTGGACAGCCAAAAAACTCCTCTGGAATCCTGAACCATTAGGTTCTTTCTTTGGTGAGGTTTGCTTACAAGCTTGGCGACAAAATCCCAATGACTTCGGACGAGAAGTGATGAATATTTTAGAAGCCAAATTGGGTTGTGCTGATTTGGAAGATGCACTTTCTGCACCGATAGAAAAACCAGAGAAACAGTTGGCAAGCGTATCTTAA
- a CDS encoding glucose-1-phosphate thymidylyltransferase produces MKALILSGGKGTRLRPLTYTGAKQLVPVANKPILWYGIEEMATSGITDIGIIISPETGEEVKSKTGNGEKFGVNITYILQEKPAGLAQAVQVARPFLKDSPFAMYLGDNLIQQGDLSSFLDKFTQQQPDALILLREVTNPSAFGVAKVDEKGRVLQLIEKPKIPPSNLALVGVYFFSPVIHEAISLIKPSARGELEITDAIQCLIDQEKEVLACNLDGWWLDTGKKDDLLEANRLILDTYLTKSILSDIDSTTQITGRVEIGVGSKITNCTIRGPVIIGNNCYLENCFIGPYSSIADNSTLIETDLEHSVVLEGAKITGIQQRIIDSLIGQRAQLSIAPRRPKALRFLIGDDSQIELT; encoded by the coding sequence ATGAAAGCCCTAATTTTATCCGGTGGAAAAGGTACTCGTTTACGCCCATTAACTTATACAGGAGCAAAACAACTTGTACCCGTTGCCAACAAACCAATTTTATGGTATGGCATTGAAGAAATGGCTACATCAGGGATTACTGATATTGGTATTATTATCAGCCCAGAAACCGGGGAAGAAGTCAAGAGTAAAACCGGAAATGGTGAAAAGTTCGGCGTTAATATTACCTATATTTTACAAGAAAAACCGGCAGGATTAGCACAAGCTGTCCAGGTTGCCCGTCCTTTTTTAAAAGATTCACCCTTTGCCATGTATTTAGGTGATAACCTAATTCAACAAGGTGATTTGAGTTCATTTTTAGATAAATTTACTCAACAACAACCAGATGCTTTAATTCTGTTACGGGAAGTCACAAATCCTAGCGCTTTTGGTGTGGCAAAGGTAGATGAAAAAGGCAGAGTATTACAATTAATTGAAAAGCCGAAAATTCCGCCTTCAAACTTAGCATTGGTAGGGGTTTATTTCTTTTCACCAGTTATCCATGAGGCAATTTCTCTGATTAAACCTTCAGCTAGAGGAGAATTAGAAATTACTGATGCAATTCAATGTTTAATAGATCAAGAAAAAGAAGTTTTAGCCTGTAATCTTGACGGTTGGTGGTTAGATACAGGTAAAAAAGATGATTTATTAGAAGCTAACCGTCTCATTCTTGATACCTATTTAACAAAATCAATTCTGAGTGATATTGACTCTACAACCCAGATTACTGGAAGAGTGGAAATTGGCGTTGGATCTAAAATTACCAACTGTACAATTCGCGGACCTGTGATCATTGGTAATAACTGTTATTTAGAAAACTGTTTTATCGGTCCTTATAGTAGTATTGCCGATAATTCAACACTGATAGAAACAGATTTAGAACACAGCGTAGTATTAGAAGGTGCTAAAATCACTGGAATTCAACAACGAATTATTGATAGCCTAATTGGACAACGCGCCCAATTAAGTATTGCCCCCCGTCGTCCTAAAGCATTACGCTTTTTAATTGGTGATGATTCGCAAATTGAACTGACTTGA
- a CDS encoding alpha/beta hydrolase — MNYLIIFISYRSRRKELISNFLGDFLIYQNPKRGQLIRKRIFEEFNQFIQDHPKETQIHFIAHSLGSLILWDILFSDVISHDDSVLQFRDKLHKLDLVSITTLGSPLLFLKEMLDIDFSIVNSIIDKSSSKNSGNSYKLRWVNIIHSSDLIAYPLKAAIENEISSDLLFCDQYVWQDANGTELTLRNIGQSDMAMVIAAEDAHSSYFYDNLDGAITARIISYNLLGETNKLLQRCITPK; from the coding sequence TTGAATTATTTGATAATATTCATTAGCTATAGGTCAAGAAGAAAGGAATTAATTAGTAATTTTCTAGGAGATTTCTTAATTTATCAAAATCCTAAACGTGGTCAACTTATTCGTAAACGTATTTTTGAGGAATTTAACCAATTTATCCAAGATCACCCTAAAGAAACTCAAATTCATTTTATTGCTCATTCTCTAGGTAGTTTGATTCTTTGGGATATTCTTTTTTCAGATGTTATTTCTCATGATGACTCCGTTTTACAGTTTCGAGATAAACTACACAAACTAGATTTAGTCAGCATTACTACGTTAGGTTCTCCTTTGTTATTTCTCAAAGAGATGCTAGATATTGATTTTTCTATTGTTAATTCTATTATAGATAAATCTAGTAGTAAAAATTCTGGTAATAGTTATAAACTCAGATGGGTAAATATTATCCATTCATCTGATTTAATTGCTTATCCTTTAAAAGCTGCTATAGAAAATGAAATAAGTTCTGATTTACTATTTTGTGACCAGTATGTTTGGCAAGATGCAAATGGAACTGAACTAACATTAAGAAACATCGGTCAATCAGATATGGCAATGGTTATTGCTGCTGAAGATGCCCATTCTTCATATTTTTATGATAATTTAGATGGGGCAATAACAGCACGTATTATTAGTTATAATTTACTTGGAGAGACAAACAAACTTTTACAGAGGTGTATTACTCCCAAATAA
- the rfbD gene encoding dTDP-4-dehydrorhamnose reductase has protein sequence MNKSILLIGSNGQVGTELQHTLSSNYKVITVARPQIDLTQPENLRQIIRETQPEIIINAAAYTAVDKAESEPEIAHIINTIAPQVIAEESQKLGNFLIHISTDYVFDGNSNYPYQENKITNPLSVYGQTKLAGEIAIQNICPQHIILRTAWVYGTYGKSNFVKTMLRLGIERPEVRVVADQIGSPTWARNIALAITQIIPQLTLETAGIYHYTNSGVASWYDFAIAIFEEAEKLGFPLTIKNIIPITTPEYPTPAKRPAYSVLACEKISKVLGTYSPHWRQGLRLMLKELQEKSL, from the coding sequence ATGAATAAATCAATATTATTAATAGGTAGTAACGGACAAGTTGGAACAGAACTACAACATACCCTTTCATCCAACTACAAAGTTATAACAGTTGCGCGTCCGCAAATAGACTTAACTCAACCTGAAAACTTACGCCAAATTATCAGAGAAACCCAACCCGAAATAATTATCAACGCTGCTGCTTACACCGCAGTAGACAAAGCCGAAAGTGAACCAGAAATCGCTCACATAATTAATACTATAGCCCCCCAAGTTATTGCTGAAGAAAGTCAAAAATTAGGAAATTTTTTAATTCATATTTCCACAGATTACGTATTTGATGGTAACAGTAATTATCCCTATCAAGAAAACAAGATTACCAATCCATTGAGCGTATATGGACAAACAAAATTAGCCGGAGAAATAGCAATTCAAAATATTTGCCCTCAACATATAATTCTCCGTACAGCCTGGGTTTATGGAACTTATGGAAAAAGCAACTTCGTTAAAACCATGTTACGACTAGGTATTGAAAGACCGGAAGTTAGAGTAGTTGCCGATCAAATTGGTAGTCCTACATGGGCGCGAAATATAGCCTTAGCAATTACCCAAATTATCCCCCAATTAACATTAGAAACTGCGGGAATTTATCACTATACAAATAGTGGTGTAGCCAGTTGGTATGACTTCGCCATAGCTATCTTTGAAGAAGCAGAAAAACTCGGTTTCCCCCTCACCATCAAAAATATTATCCCCATTACCACTCCCGAATATCCTACACCAGCAAAACGTCCTGCTTATTCTGTCTTAGCTTGTGAGAAAATATCCAAAGTCTTGGGAACTTATTCTCCTCATTGGCGACAAGGACTCAGATTAATGTTAAAAGAATTACAAGAAAAATCTCTATGA
- a CDS encoding DICT sensory domain-containing protein — protein sequence MLQGSILQQLEASHRHSARPIHFGVYYKNTLVSLCHALEDHILTKDNDPFVITAFQQGKWYLEEAQRYADIAKHSREIVIMATADSGFAEHPTGQLPNIDLVGLAADDPVAQEWHLIILAPDYTAMVICQELSEADYGKDGLPTCDLERKFYGLWTFEPELVEETAELAIAHIQDYHPELALKLSQYKQAIHPAICPGEEVATVVSRVVDYLKTGQGNLPVLTASHQKFLDRNLVSNEIQAFLRMAQLIDLADSRNPVAASEVASVVETMGQLLDLPAWQIKRLRLAALLHRLDQLQKAESLISPTHITTAYQEQSPSCPLACPLVPGAQALRIMPRLRAIAQIITHQSEWWNGTGEPAGLAGDDIPLESRILSLIAEFQLQVNQYKYSSKGEAEIFTQALDQCRKQQSTRFDPKLVDTLGLLVMGLQQGLDLPIMTPKVSSGLWLLDSRWDADSKSSEQISVYSK from the coding sequence ATGTTACAAGGTTCAATTCTCCAACAGTTAGAAGCATCTCACCGCCATAGTGCTAGACCTATTCATTTTGGCGTGTACTATAAAAATACCTTAGTGTCTCTCTGTCATGCTTTGGAAGATCATATTTTAACGAAAGATAATGATCCTTTTGTGATTACGGCTTTCCAGCAGGGTAAATGGTATCTGGAAGAGGCTCAAAGATACGCAGATATCGCAAAACACAGCCGGGAAATTGTCATTATGGCAACGGCTGATTCTGGTTTTGCTGAACATCCGACCGGTCAATTACCTAACATTGATTTGGTGGGACTAGCTGCTGATGATCCTGTGGCGCAGGAGTGGCACTTGATTATTCTAGCTCCCGATTACACGGCTATGGTAATTTGTCAAGAGTTATCTGAAGCTGACTATGGGAAAGATGGGTTGCCAACTTGCGATTTAGAGCGTAAATTCTATGGTTTATGGACATTTGAACCGGAATTGGTGGAGGAAACCGCAGAGTTAGCGATCGCTCACATTCAAGACTATCATCCCGAACTAGCGCTCAAACTGAGTCAATATAAACAAGCAATTCACCCAGCTATATGTCCGGGGGAAGAAGTAGCTACCGTTGTCTCTCGTGTTGTTGATTACCTCAAAACCGGACAAGGTAACTTACCTGTGCTCACCGCATCCCACCAAAAATTTCTAGATCGTAACTTGGTATCTAACGAAATTCAGGCATTTTTGCGGATGGCACAGTTGATTGATCTAGCAGATAGCCGTAACCCTGTAGCCGCATCAGAAGTAGCATCTGTTGTTGAAACAATGGGGCAATTATTAGATTTACCCGCATGGCAAATTAAAAGATTACGCCTAGCTGCTCTCTTGCATCGCTTAGACCAACTGCAAAAAGCCGAAAGCCTGATTAGTCCCACTCATATAACAACAGCTTATCAAGAACAATCTCCTAGTTGTCCTCTGGCTTGTCCCCTCGTCCCAGGAGCGCAAGCATTACGAATCATGCCACGACTACGAGCGATCGCCCAAATTATCACTCACCAAAGCGAATGGTGGAATGGTACAGGCGAACCTGCCGGTTTAGCTGGTGATGATATTCCTTTAGAATCACGAATTTTGTCATTGATAGCAGAATTTCAGCTACAAGTCAATCAGTATAAATACTCCAGCAAAGGAGAAGCAGAGATATTTACTCAAGCCCTAGATCAGTGTCGAAAACAACAATCTACCCGCTTTGATCCTAAACTTGTAGATACATTAGGTTTATTAGTGATGGGTTTACAACAGGGGCTTGATTTACCGATAATGACACCCAAGGTCAGCAGCGGTTTATGGTTACTTGACTCCCGTTGGGATGCCGACAGCAAAAGTAGTGAGCAGATTTCAGTGTACAGCAAATGA
- a CDS encoding DUF1830 domain-containing protein, translating to MAQILDPLPPEHSGKILCCYVNATSKIQVARISNIPNWYFERVVFPGQRLVFEVPPEGQMEVHTGMMASAIISDTIPCDRLIIHEPSYDERQDNLSPEINSSSSNPIKSEINKKIVDTTKSLQPVKLASID from the coding sequence ATGGCTCAGATATTAGATCCTCTACCACCGGAGCATTCGGGGAAAATTCTCTGCTGCTACGTCAATGCCACGAGTAAAATCCAGGTGGCGCGTATCTCCAATATTCCTAACTGGTACTTTGAAAGGGTTGTCTTCCCTGGACAAAGGCTGGTGTTTGAAGTGCCTCCAGAAGGACAAATGGAAGTTCATACTGGGATGATGGCAAGTGCGATTATATCAGATACAATTCCGTGCGATCGCCTGATCATCCATGAACCTAGCTATGATGAGAGACAAGACAACTTATCTCCAGAGATAAATTCTAGTAGTAGTAATCCGATTAAGTCGGAAATTAATAAAAAAATTGTAGATACGACAAAATCTTTACAACCGGTTAAATTGGCATCTATTGATTAA
- a CDS encoding AbrB family transcriptional regulator encodes MPKQKKIEPLVGEELLKKVKELEAISKDDKAKQCGYYTITKNGIERVNMMKFLNALIDAEGIQLDSSPSANGRGGRSASYRISVQQNGNLLIGAAYTKQMNLQPGDEFVITLGKKHIRLRQVDLESTEDAEVEATA; translated from the coding sequence ATGCCTAAACAGAAAAAAATTGAACCCCTCGTCGGCGAAGAACTGCTCAAAAAAGTTAAAGAGCTAGAAGCCATCAGCAAAGACGACAAAGCTAAACAGTGTGGCTACTATACCATTACCAAAAATGGTATAGAGCGCGTCAATATGATGAAATTCTTGAATGCCCTAATTGATGCGGAGGGTATTCAGTTGGATAGTTCACCTAGTGCTAATGGACGTGGTGGACGCAGTGCCAGCTATAGAATTAGTGTCCAACAAAATGGCAATTTATTAATCGGTGCAGCTTACACAAAACAGATGAATCTTCAGCCTGGGGATGAGTTTGTCATTACTTTAGGGAAAAAGCATATTCGACTGCGGCAAGTAGATTTGGAATCCACAGAAGATGCCGAAGTAGAAGCTACAGCTTAA
- the rfbC gene encoding dTDP-4-dehydrorhamnose 3,5-epimerase, with product MNIISTSIPDILLLEPQVFQDSRGFFLESYNQKTFTEKLGITANFVQDNHSKSEYNVLRGLHYQIIQPQGKLVRAIVGKIFDVAVDMRKNSPTFGQWVGYELSAENKRQLWIPAGFAHGFLVLSETAEVLYKATDYYTPAGDRAILWNDPDLAIDWPLKTPPILSAKDSNARTFKNAEVYE from the coding sequence ATGAATATTATCTCCACCTCTATTCCTGATATCCTTCTCCTCGAGCCCCAAGTTTTCCAAGACTCACGGGGCTTTTTCTTAGAATCCTATAATCAGAAAACATTCACAGAGAAACTGGGAATTACAGCCAACTTTGTCCAGGATAATCACTCAAAATCTGAATACAATGTGCTACGAGGCTTACATTACCAAATCATCCAACCTCAAGGTAAATTAGTTCGCGCCATTGTTGGTAAAATCTTTGATGTCGCAGTAGACATGAGAAAAAACTCCCCCACCTTTGGACAATGGGTAGGTTACGAACTCAGCGCCGAAAACAAACGCCAATTGTGGATACCAGCAGGATTTGCTCACGGGTTTCTCGTGCTTTCAGAAACTGCCGAAGTTTTGTATAAAGCTACAGATTATTATACACCAGCAGGCGATCGCGCTATACTTTGGAATGATCCAGATTTAGCTATAGATTGGCCTTTAAAAACACCCCCAATTTTATCAGCTAAAGATAGCAACGCTCGAACTTTCAAAAACGCCGAAGTTTATGAATAA
- a CDS encoding DUF3800 domain-containing protein: MYLLYADESGTTHDQNQQYFVLAGFCIFERQGYWISDQLDKIAARFDPADPLSVELHGSPMLSGRGKWRSYSKSDREKAIEDILQVFLQSHPSNRLFASVIKKTLVSPKDPVEVAFEQLASRFDRYLIRLHKHDNTQRGIIIFDKSTYETTIQSLATDFRTIGYSWGVIRNFSEVPLFLDSKASRLIQLADIIAYAIFRNFEKGDSRFFSIIQQRFDSEGGIVHGLHILQ; this comes from the coding sequence ATGTACTTGCTGTATGCAGATGAGTCAGGTACTACCCATGACCAAAACCAGCAATATTTTGTACTGGCTGGATTTTGTATATTTGAACGTCAAGGCTATTGGATTTCTGATCAGCTTGATAAAATTGCTGCTAGATTTGACCCCGCAGATCCTTTATCAGTTGAATTACACGGTAGTCCAATGCTAAGTGGTAGAGGAAAGTGGAGAAGCTATTCTAAAAGTGATAGAGAGAAAGCTATTGAAGATATTTTGCAGGTTTTTTTACAGTCACACCCAAGTAACAGATTATTTGCAAGTGTTATTAAAAAGACTTTAGTATCTCCAAAAGACCCTGTTGAAGTTGCATTTGAACAACTTGCTAGTAGATTTGATAGATATTTGATAAGGCTTCATAAACATGATAATACACAGAGAGGTATTATCATTTTTGATAAATCTACGTATGAAACAACCATTCAATCTTTAGCAACTGATTTTAGAACTATTGGCTACAGTTGGGGTGTAATCAGAAATTTTTCTGAAGTACCATTATTTTTAGACTCAAAAGCTTCGAGATTAATTCAACTTGCTGATATAATTGCTTACGCCATTTTTAGGAATTTTGAAAAGGGAGATAGTAGATTTTTTTCTATCATTCAGCAAAGGTTTGATTCTGAAGGTGGTATAGTTCATGGATTACATATCCTGCAATAA
- a CDS encoding HNH endonuclease, with amino-acid sequence MNLCYLCGREMFDKKYYLENEEKFTENPALKHDEHIIQNSLAGKLKSNNILCETCGSKLNESVDKNFGDLFALIITEQLRKKNIHKERRNNSPTLEGYCFDKEKQKIIKVHIKDFKASPIKPFPKFDEENKIIKIYGNLSSVKSYKDKVISDLKNQGKDINSYKIQCITDISSDNDFFYLPFPEGNDNFNEILALLNHGMISSNLERIFDGLNRQSILYLCNSEIFRKGLNKIATGFAYDHGVKRSDLVRTLDITEGNEKIIDSDNIIPFFSQGMFDIFLDLHRSELENYYPTHTLILFTQKYTNNKKSLYCYIDLFSTFQYYVILNDNYEGEDIYEVYYQTVLKQEITKIDIRKVRPKHLNIIIEDFGIDRSKYQGSSVNDLYDFIEEEYKKLNPEYQINLYDELENIANKLIISYSVSQEIQLPMPNLPQEKVIQSFRNFQDLDVISFLSEIKHFLDKDNYIFRRCFYKSDENDEVEILSTPDEMIVTLNLQKSHALAQEYGNMKFQQLQNFANSIPKEDILHTLLLKMLYHQPISKVIEKNPDQVDIDVDNF; translated from the coding sequence ATGAATTTATGCTATCTGTGTGGCAGAGAAATGTTTGACAAAAAATATTATCTTGAAAATGAAGAGAAATTTACAGAAAACCCTGCTTTAAAACATGATGAACATATTATCCAAAATTCTTTAGCAGGTAAATTAAAATCTAATAATATACTTTGTGAGACTTGTGGTAGTAAGTTAAATGAAAGTGTTGATAAAAATTTTGGAGATTTATTTGCACTAATAATTACAGAACAATTGCGAAAAAAGAATATTCATAAAGAGAGAAGAAATAACAGTCCTACATTAGAAGGTTATTGTTTTGATAAAGAAAAGCAAAAAATAATTAAAGTTCATATAAAAGATTTTAAAGCTAGTCCAATCAAGCCTTTTCCAAAATTTGATGAGGAAAATAAAATCATAAAAATTTATGGTAATTTATCTAGTGTAAAATCTTATAAAGATAAAGTTATTAGTGACCTAAAAAATCAAGGAAAAGATATTAATTCATATAAAATACAATGCATAACAGATATATCCTCAGATAATGATTTTTTTTATTTGCCTTTTCCTGAAGGTAATGATAATTTTAATGAAATATTGGCGTTGCTGAATCATGGGATGATTTCATCCAATTTAGAACGGATTTTCGATGGTTTAAACCGCCAATCCATCCTGTATTTATGCAACTCCGAAATATTCCGTAAAGGTTTAAATAAAATAGCCACTGGATTTGCATATGATCACGGAGTTAAAAGATCAGATTTGGTCAGAACACTTGACATAACAGAAGGAAATGAAAAAATAATTGATTCAGACAATATAATTCCATTTTTTTCTCAAGGGATGTTTGATATTTTTCTAGATTTACATAGATCTGAATTAGAAAATTATTATCCTACCCATACTCTGATTCTATTTACACAGAAATACACTAATAATAAAAAATCACTTTACTGCTATATAGACCTGTTTAGTACATTTCAATATTATGTTATTCTAAATGATAATTATGAAGGTGAAGATATATATGAGGTATATTACCAAACTGTACTGAAGCAGGAAATAACTAAGATAGATATTAGGAAAGTAAGACCAAAACATTTGAATATTATAATTGAAGATTTTGGTATAGATAGGAGTAAATACCAAGGTTCTTCAGTCAATGATTTGTATGATTTTATTGAAGAAGAATATAAAAAGCTAAATCCCGAATATCAAATAAACCTGTATGATGAGTTAGAAAATATTGCTAATAAGTTAATTATCTCATATTCAGTTTCTCAAGAAATTCAGTTACCCATGCCTAATTTACCGCAAGAAAAAGTAATTCAGAGTTTTCGGAACTTTCAAGATTTAGATGTTATATCTTTTTTATCAGAAATAAAGCATTTTTTAGATAAAGATAATTACATATTTAGAAGATGTTTTTATAAAAGTGATGAAAATGATGAAGTAGAAATTCTATCTACACCAGATGAAATGATTGTAACCTTAAATTTACAAAAAAGTCATGCACTGGCTCAAGAGTATGGTAATATGAAGTTTCAACAATTACAAAATTTTGCTAATTCAATACCAAAAGAAGATATTTTACACACTCTACTCTTAAAGATGCTTTACCATCAGCCAATCAGTAAAGTAATTGAAAAAAATCCTGATCAAGTAGATATAGATGTTGATAATTTCTAG
- a CDS encoding DUF3368 domain-containing protein, giving the protein MTVICNATPLINFAAINRLDILKEVFGQVIIPQAVYDETTVSGFLWSQFILQAVVSGWLQVRTVSNIDPIISPELDDGEREAIALALETGVHKILLDERDARKVAQSIGLRLIGTLGILLLAKEKHIISEIKPLLDGMIDVAQYWVNQNLYEQVLRQAGEL; this is encoded by the coding sequence GTGACTGTTATTTGTAACGCTACACCTCTAATTAACTTTGCTGCTATCAATCGTCTAGATATTTTGAAGGAGGTGTTTGGACAAGTTATAATTCCCCAAGCTGTTTATGATGAAACAACAGTTTCAGGATTTCTGTGGTCACAATTTATTTTACAAGCTGTTGTTTCTGGATGGCTACAAGTTCGCACTGTCTCAAATATAGACCCTATTATTTCCCCAGAACTAGATGATGGAGAACGAGAAGCTATTGCTTTAGCTCTTGAAACTGGTGTACATAAAATTTTGTTAGATGAACGGGACGCTCGTAAAGTAGCTCAAAGTATAGGATTACGATTAATTGGTACTCTTGGTATTCTTTTATTAGCTAAGGAGAAACATATTATTTCTGAAATCAAACCGTTACTTGATGGGATGATTGATGTGGCTCAATATTGGGTAAATCAGAATCTGTATGAACAAGTTTTAAGGCAAGCAGGAGAGCTATGA
- a CDS encoding pentapeptide repeat-containing protein, whose protein sequence is MNIETIRLGQNKQLPGVNLEDEDLSHLDLRKINLTGAKLVGTDFTGSKLEGGHFEGANLMGANLQETDLRANLMGANLMQANLTSADLRGSNLRGSNLMGAILNDASLAGAFLSGANLHGVNLQSVDLRCADLRGANLTGANLKGADLSGADLQGAVLIEANLEEADLRAANLAGADLTGANLLCAELDAVKLNGANLDRVCLRGTVLEASTAARRN, encoded by the coding sequence ATGAATATAGAAACCATTAGATTAGGGCAAAACAAACAACTCCCCGGTGTAAATTTAGAAGATGAGGATCTATCTCACCTAGATTTAAGGAAGATAAATTTAACAGGGGCTAAACTGGTGGGGACTGACTTCACTGGTTCTAAATTAGAGGGTGGTCATTTTGAAGGTGCAAATTTAATGGGGGCTAATCTGCAAGAAACCGACTTGCGGGCTAACTTAATGGGTGCAAACTTGATGCAGGCTAACTTGACAAGTGCGGATTTACGTGGTAGCAACTTACGGGGTAGTAACTTGATGGGAGCAATCCTCAACGATGCCTCTTTAGCGGGTGCTTTTTTAAGTGGTGCTAATTTGCATGGTGTAAATTTGCAGAGTGTTGACTTGCGATGTGCAGATTTACGAGGTGCAAATTTAACGGGAGCTAATCTCAAAGGTGCAGATTTAAGCGGTGCAGATTTGCAAGGTGCTGTACTAATTGAAGCGAATCTTGAAGAAGCAGATTTAAGAGCAGCAAATTTAGCAGGGGCTGATTTGACCGGAGCTAATTTACTCTGTGCTGAATTAGATGCAGTGAAGTTAAATGGGGCAAATTTAGATCGGGTGTGTTTGCGGGGAACAGTTTTGGAAGCTAGTACCGCCGCAAGACGAAATTAA